The Verrucomicrobiota bacterium DNA segment TTTTTCGCCAGACTTCGTTGCTTGCTCCTTACAGATCCACTTCGGGATATGCTCGTCGCTCGCGCCTCGTCTGGCCGAAAAATCCCTTGCCGCGAACGTGAGCGTATTTATGAAATGGACCACTTAGCTTCGGTGATCCACTCGACATATTCCTTCTTGTGGCTGTAGCTGAACGCCTCGAAGGTCGACAGCGCCTTCTTGTTCTTCTTCAATAAAGCGACGAAATAATCTGGCACGATCAATTCTTTCTTGTCCTTGGATTTTGGCCTGACCGAGAGCTTGACTCCGGCCTCATTCAACTCCACGGCTTTCTTGATATAGCCGATCAGAACGTCGTCCTTGGGCAAGTCCGAGAGTGACGTGATCCGTCCGAACTGTCCCATCGCTTGATCCTCAGGCGTGGCAGGGCCTTTGTCCTTGCCGAAGATCAACGCGCCTTTCCAGAAGCCGAAAGCGCAGTGCGCCTTGAACGAAGCCATGCTGCACAGCACGCCTTTGTAGTCGAAGTGCGGGAACGACCACTTCATGGTTTCCTCCACGTCCGGGCAAGCGTGATGAACCAGCTTTCGGATGTGATTCAAAATCGGTTTCGCGAAGTCGGCGGACTTGGCGATGTAAGCATCCACTCGATCGTCTCGTTTTCCCATAGGGTTGTTCGTTGATTTTGGGGTTGGTTCGGACATTCGGGCCGTGAAACGCACAGGGCCTTGCGCGCGGACCAACCCTTTGTCAACGCAGTGGTTCACGGTTCCCGAGGATAGGATTGACGCCGATGGACGCCTTTAGAAGATTCCCTGCAACGCCGCCATTTAATCATGAACGCGTTCTCCGCTGTGCCTTCGGTGGCCTTGACGCGCCGCCGGTTCCTCCAGATTTGCTGCGTCGAAGCCGGCACATTTCGGGTCGCGCTCGGAGCGAGTCGCGCTCCAGGCACGAACCAGCAACCTGTCAACAGCATCCCCATCAGCCCGCGCGACGAGGTGATCCGGCTTTTTACCGGAAAGGACCTCACCGGCCTGTACGGGTGGCTGAAGGACACGAATTACGACGATCCCAAAAAGGTCTTCAGCGTGCAGGACGGTATCCTCCGAATTTCTGGAGAGGTCGATGGGTATCTCGCCACGGCGAAGGGTTATCGCGATTATCATCTGATCGTCGAATACAAATGGGGCGAGAAAACCTACGGCGCAAAGACCGTGCGGAATTCCGGCATCCTCCTCCACGCCGTCGGCCCGGACGGCAACCGCAGCCCCTGGATGGCCTCCATCGAATGCCAGGTCGCGCAGGGCTGCGTCGGCGATTTCATCGTGATCCGCGGCAAGGATGCGGATGGCTCGACGATCCCCGTGACCATCACCAGTGACACGATTCTCGGACCGGACAAACGCACGCGTTGGAAGAAGGGGGGCCAGCCCACGGTCTATTCGGGCAGACAATTCTGGTGGTCGCTCCATGATCCGGAGTTCCAAGAACTCATCGACACGCGCGGCAAGCACGACGTGGAAAGCCCGCTTGGCGAATGGACGCGCGTCGAGTGCATCTGCGATGGCAACCGCATCACCGTGGTGGTCAATGGCACAACGGTCAATGAGTGTTACGACGTCTTTCCATCCTCTGGAAAAATCCTGCTCGAATCCGAGGGCTTCGAAATCCTGTTTCGCAAATTCGAGCTTTATCCCCTCAACAAGCCATGAAGACAAGAACCGCAACTTCCGTTTCCCGCCGCCAATTTCTCAAAACTTCGAGCGCTGCCGTTGTGTCAGGCGCCGTGGCCGCTCGGGAACTCATCCCTGGCCGCGTGCACGCGGCTGGCAACGATGTCCTGCGCGTTGGGTTGATCGGTTGCGGCGGACGCGGCACGGGCGCCGCCGCGCAAGCGCTCAAAGCCGACGCCCACGTCAAATTGGTCTCACTCGGCGACGCCTTCACGGATCGATTGCAAACCAGCCTGTCCACGCTTCAGAACCAGAAGGAAATCGCCCATAAAATCGAGGTGCCTCCGGACCGCTGTTTCGTCGGGTTCGACGCCTACCAAAGCGTGCTGGCAAGCGGGGTGGACGTGGTGTTGTTGGCCACGCCGCCACACTTTCGTCCGATGCATCTGAAGGCGGCGATCGATGCCGGCAAGCACGTGTTCGCTGAGAAACCGGTCGCCGTCGATGCGCCCGGCGTGCGCTCCGTGCTGGCCGCTTGCGAAGAGGCGAAACAGAAGAAACTCTCGGTCGTTTCCGGCCTTTGCCTGCGTTACTCCTCCGGCTTTCGGGAAACGATCCAGCGCATCCACGACGGCGCGCTGGGGGAAATCCGCGCGTTGCAAGCAAACGATTATCGCGGCTCGATCTGGGTCAAACCGCGCCAGCCGGGTTGGACCGACATGGAATGGCACATGCGCAACTGGTACTACTTCACCTGGCTCAGCGGCGACTTCAACGTCGAGCAACACGTCCATTACCTCGATGTCTGCGCCTGGATCATGAACGACGAATACCCCGTCAGCGCAGTCGGCATGGGCGGACGCCAGGTCCGCAACGCGCCTGAGCACGGCAACATTTTCGATCATCACTCGGTGATTTATGAATACGCGAACGAGGTGAAACTCTTCAGCAATTGCCGCCAGCAAGCGCGGTGTCGCAACGACATCGCGGGCTACGTTTTCGGCGAGAAAGGCACGGCTGAAGTCTCCGAGCGTCGCTTGCGGATTTCGGCCGGCACGTCCTGGAGTTACGACAGCAAGCAGAAGGACGATTTCTACCAGACCGAACACAACGAATTATTCGCCAGCATTCGAAGCGGGCAGCCGATCAACAATGGCGAGTACATGGCCAAGAGCACGCTCCTGGCAATCATGGGCCGCATGGCGACCTACACGGGCCAATCGATCACTTGGGAGCAAGCGATGAACTCGCAGGAGAATCTGAGTCCAAAGACTTACGCGTGGGATGCTGAACCGCCGGAGTCACCAATCGCCATTCCAGGTCTGACGAAATTCATTTGAGGCGCTTCTTCAGTGCGTCATCGCGTAGAAAATGATATTGATGCCGAGTGGATAGGCGCGTTTCTCCGAGAATTCGCGGAAGAAGTAGTGGAACTCCTGCTCGCGCTCCCAGCCGTCGCCGTTGTCCGTGTTGTGGCAGGCAATCACGATCATCCGCCCTCTCTCATCAAAAAGCGCGCGGATGTGCACGTCCCGGCATTCCTCGCCGTCATGGTATTCCCACGTCACGCCGGTGTGCTGGCTGTTCTCGCCCGTCCAATAATTGGGAACCTGCAATTCATTTTTGGAAACACGCAGCGGGAAGACACTGTGAAAAATCGGGTGATCCATGGGCAACTCGACGAATTCGCGGTCGGGCAGGACGCGTTTCATCTCGCGCTCGAAATTCTCCCATTCCAGCGGACCCCAGAAGTCGTCGGCCATGAGAAAGCCGCCATTGAGCAGATACTTCCGCAAGGCCTGGACTTCCGCCTCGCTGAAGCGCAACGCGCCCGGTTCAACCATGTAAAGCCACGGTAACTCGAACAACTCCGGCTCCGTCAGACTCAGCACGCGCCCGTCCGGATCGACTTTCATGGAGGTTAATTGCTGCAGCCGATAGGACATATCCAGATCGCTGTCGGGAAAATCGATGAAGCAGTAGCCAGCACGGCGCGGTCCAGACCAATCCCGGTGGTAGCGCACGCGCACAAACGTGAAGACGTCTTTCTCGAAACCCGGCGCGTTCGTCCAACGCGGAAACTCCGTGCTGTGCGTGGGCACTTCGCGCGCGGTGCGAATCGGCGCGTCCTCCGGAATCCAGCCTTCACCCCCGCCCCAGCCGCCGCGATAGCGTTGGGCGAGCGCTACTCCCGTGCCCAGCAAAGCCAGCATCCAAAGCCACGGGCTCCGTCTCATGAACATCGTGCCCGGAATTTGTCATTCCGCTGAATGAAAGACAAGGAAAGCTCGCCATCCAGCAGCAATTCTCATTTTGGCCGCACGTAGTCCCGGCTTCAGCCGGCTTCAGCCGGCCCGGCCGGAAAACCGCCAAAGAACCGGTTAAAACCGGGACTACGTGCGGGTCATTTTTCAACGCCAGGGCCACCCGTCAATCTGCTGGTGACCTTTCTCGCGCTGGCCCTGGGCGCCGCAGCCTTGATCAGCGGTTTGCGCCGCCGGTTCCCGGCCTATGGCGCATTCCTGGGGCACACGCGGTTCAGCAATTACTTCATGATCGCCATTTTTCCGATCCAGACCCTTACCTGGCCTGGACGCGGGAGCGGTGGATCGCGATCGTGGTCTTCGCCATCCCCATCTGGCTCATCCTGCATTTCGGATTGATGCCCATTCGGAATCGGGCGTCATGACGCGTCCAGAAAATGGAATTGCACGCGCGGAGCGGATCATTACGCTCCGTGCCGCGTGAGCTCCCTGACCCAGTGGACAACCGATTCCTATTCTCGCTGGTCACCCCAGTTGGCACCTCATGCTTCCGCGCTGATCCTCGTGCTCACGCTTTCAGTGGTGCTTTCGCCGATCGCTGCCCTGGCGCAGGACCGACTGAAGACGATGCCGGGTTACGCGAGGTATCAGAGAATGAGCCGCGAGCTCACCAACGCGGTCAAACTCGGCGCGCTCACCGTCACTTGGAAGGAGGGTGGAAAATCCTTCGAGTATGAGAAGGACGGCAAGCGCTACGTTTACAGCATCGCGGAACGCAAAGCCACGGAGGTTGAAAAACCGGCGAAACCTTCCACACGAAGCGGCGAAGCCGGAACTCGTGGTCGTCGCGGACGCGGCAATCCGCCGGAGCGCGGACGCCAATACACTTCCGCTCTTTCCCCGGACGGCAAATTCAAGGCGTTCTATCGCGACCGCAACCTCTGGCTGAGCGACACCAATGGCGCGAACGAGTTTGCCGTCACGACCGATGGCAGCGACAAAACCCGCGTCAAGTACGGCACGGCAAGCTGGGTCTACGGCGAAGAGCTATTCCAAAACACCGCCATGTGGTGGTCCACGAACAGCAAAAAACTTGCTTTCTACCGCTTCGACGAAAGCCACGTGCCGGATTATTATCTCACGCTCAACCAAACCAATATTCAGAGCAAAGTCGACGTTGAGCCTTATACCAAGACCGGATCGACCAACCCCGTGGTGGACCTCCTCATCTACGACCTCGCGACAAAGAAATCCGTCCAGGTCGATGTCCGCGACGGAACGCCCTTTGATAACTCCGTCGTCGGCCATTATGTCTATGGCATCTCCTGGACGGCGGACGGCCGCGAGTTGCTTTTCCACCGCACGAACCGGCGGCAAAACATCCTCGAATTCTGCGGGGCCGACCCGGAGACGGGCAAAACGCGCGTCATCATTCGGGAGGAATGGCTCCCGAGTTGGGTCGAGAATCTGCCGCCCCAACGCTTTCTCAAAGACGGTCGGCGCTTTATCTGGACCTCCGAACGCACCGGGTGGCGGAATCTGTTCCTTTATGACCTGAGCGGCAGACTGATCGCCACCATCACGAATCATCCCTTTGAGGTCGGCGACGTGATCCATGTGGACGAGACGGCGGGACTGGTTTTCTACACGGCACGCAGCGGCGACAATCCGATGAAGCCTCAGCTTCATTCCGTGAGCCTGGACGGAAAGGGGGGTCGCTGCCTGACCGATCCCAGACTACACCACACCGTGAATGTCGCGCCCAGCGGGCAGCACTTTATCGACGTTGCCCAAACGCACGATTCACCTCCTGTGACGAGCCTCCGGGACGCGGACGGTAAACTCGTGGCCGAACTCGCCCGAAGCGATATGACGAAGTTCAAGAAACTCGGCCTCAAGCCGGTCGAGCTGCTCAAGTTCAAGGCAGCCGATGGCGACACCGATCTCTACGGGATGCTGCACCGCCCCTCGAATTTCAAGCCGTTCAAAAAATATCCGCTTCTCGTCAGCGTTTACGCAGGCCCAGGCACGACCGGCGCGCGCGAAACGTTCACCTTGCCCAACGTGCTGACGGAATTCGGCTTCCTCGTCGCCACCTTTGATTCCCGCAGCGCGAGCGGGCGCGGCAAACGCTTCCTCGACGCGATTTACTTGAAGTTCGGCCAGGTGGAAATCGACGACCAGACGGCCGGAGTGAAATCACTGTGGAACCGGCGTTACGTGGACAAGAAGCGCGTCGGCATCTTTGGCACGTCTTACGGCGGCACCGCCTCCGCCACGTGTCTGATGCGATATCCGGACGTTTTTCACGTGGCTTGTTCTTCGTCGCCAGTCACGGACTATCGCAACTACGACACGATCTACACGGAGCGTTATATGTGGCTGCCGCAGGAAAACAAGGAAGCCTATGACGCCGCCAGTCTGATGACCCACGTGAAAAACCTCAAAGGCCGCCTGATGCTGTTCTACGGAACGGCGGACAACAACGTGCATCCGTCAAACACGCTGCAACTCATTCACGCTTTGCAGCGTGCAGGAAAGAGCATCGAAGTGCAGGTCGGCCCGGACCAGGGGCACGCCGCCATCAACCGCGATCGCATGATGGAGTTTTTTATCGAAAACCTGATTCCGAGATGAAACGACACGCTGCCACAAGGAATCCGCGGCGCGTCGGCTTCACACTGATCGAACTGCTGGTCGTCACGGCCATTGTCGCGATCCTGACAGCCATGCTGTTGCCCGCCGTCAGCCGCGCGAAAGCGAAGGCCCGGCAAATCAATTGCCTCTCGAACGCCCGGCAACTCGCCGCTGCCGTCATGCTCTACGTCGATGAGCACCATGAAATCTTCCCGCCGTCGGCCGACTACAATGTCCCCACCCATGATCCGAATCGGATCTGGCCGGTCAAAGTTCTGCCTTATGTGCCGAACACGGAAGTGTTCAGTTGCCCGAGTGCGGCAAACCGGTCCTTTTCGGCAGACTGGGCCACGCGCGGCGCAGGCTCGATCGGATACACCACCGCGACAGCTTACGATCAGACAGAAAATGAAGGCTTCTCCACCCCCACACGCGTTTCCATGATCGAGAGTCCGACACTGACGCCGCTGTTCGGAGACACACCAAACGGTCCGGTGAGCGAGAAGTATCGCGGCTTCACGTTTGACCCGTACAACGGCCAGCCAAACTCATCCGATCCGAGGCTCGGCGCGCCGCTGATCGCAGACCGCGATCTGGTGAAGGAGCTATCCGATTTGCCGCCTTCAGCCCTGAAACCTCTCATCGCGCGGCACTCGGGATTGGTGATCCTCCTGTTTGCCGATGGCCACGCGAGCGCATATACGACTGCAGCCGTTCTCGGCCAAAACAAAGGCGCCGGGCTTCACTGGCGATTCCGCGCCCCGCATTCGCCGGGCCCACAGTCTGCGCCCTGACGATCCAGCAAGTAAGACCTCCCTGAGCAGAAAGAGACGCGAATTGCGCGAATTCTCGCGAAAAGTTCCAGAGTTCAATTCGCGTTAATTCGCGAAATTCGTGTCTGTTTCCACTTCGCTCAAAGGGCCGCCAGCGTCTTTTCCAGAAATTCTCGATTGGCGCGCGCGTTGGCCGTGGTTTCTTCAGC contains these protein-coding regions:
- a CDS encoding type II secretion system protein, producing the protein MKRHAATRNPRRVGFTLIELLVVTAIVAILTAMLLPAVSRAKAKARQINCLSNARQLAAAVMLYVDEHHEIFPPSADYNVPTHDPNRIWPVKVLPYVPNTEVFSCPSAANRSFSADWATRGAGSIGYTTATAYDQTENEGFSTPTRVSMIESPTLTPLFGDTPNGPVSEKYRGFTFDPYNGQPNSSDPRLGAPLIADRDLVKELSDLPPSALKPLIARHSGLVILLFADGHASAYTTAAVLGQNKGAGLHWRFRAPHSPGPQSAP
- a CDS encoding DUF1080 domain-containing protein, producing MNAFSAVPSVALTRRRFLQICCVEAGTFRVALGASRAPGTNQQPVNSIPISPRDEVIRLFTGKDLTGLYGWLKDTNYDDPKKVFSVQDGILRISGEVDGYLATAKGYRDYHLIVEYKWGEKTYGAKTVRNSGILLHAVGPDGNRSPWMASIECQVAQGCVGDFIVIRGKDADGSTIPVTITSDTILGPDKRTRWKKGGQPTVYSGRQFWWSLHDPEFQELIDTRGKHDVESPLGEWTRVECICDGNRITVVVNGTTVNECYDVFPSSGKILLESEGFEILFRKFELYPLNKP
- a CDS encoding S9 family peptidase — its product is MPGYARYQRMSRELTNAVKLGALTVTWKEGGKSFEYEKDGKRYVYSIAERKATEVEKPAKPSTRSGEAGTRGRRGRGNPPERGRQYTSALSPDGKFKAFYRDRNLWLSDTNGANEFAVTTDGSDKTRVKYGTASWVYGEELFQNTAMWWSTNSKKLAFYRFDESHVPDYYLTLNQTNIQSKVDVEPYTKTGSTNPVVDLLIYDLATKKSVQVDVRDGTPFDNSVVGHYVYGISWTADGRELLFHRTNRRQNILEFCGADPETGKTRVIIREEWLPSWVENLPPQRFLKDGRRFIWTSERTGWRNLFLYDLSGRLIATITNHPFEVGDVIHVDETAGLVFYTARSGDNPMKPQLHSVSLDGKGGRCLTDPRLHHTVNVAPSGQHFIDVAQTHDSPPVTSLRDADGKLVAELARSDMTKFKKLGLKPVELLKFKAADGDTDLYGMLHRPSNFKPFKKYPLLVSVYAGPGTTGARETFTLPNVLTEFGFLVATFDSRSASGRGKRFLDAIYLKFGQVEIDDQTAGVKSLWNRRYVDKKRVGIFGTSYGGTASATCLMRYPDVFHVACSSSPVTDYRNYDTIYTERYMWLPQENKEAYDAASLMTHVKNLKGRLMLFYGTADNNVHPSNTLQLIHALQRAGKSIEVQVGPDQGHAAINRDRMMEFFIENLIPR
- a CDS encoding DUF4159 domain-containing protein, which gives rise to MFMRRSPWLWMLALLGTGVALAQRYRGGWGGGEGWIPEDAPIRTAREVPTHSTEFPRWTNAPGFEKDVFTFVRVRYHRDWSGPRRAGYCFIDFPDSDLDMSYRLQQLTSMKVDPDGRVLSLTEPELFELPWLYMVEPGALRFSEAEVQALRKYLLNGGFLMADDFWGPLEWENFEREMKRVLPDREFVELPMDHPIFHSVFPLRVSKNELQVPNYWTGENSQHTGVTWEYHDGEECRDVHIRALFDERGRMIVIACHNTDNGDGWEREQEFHYFFREFSEKRAYPLGINIIFYAMTH
- a CDS encoding Gfo/Idh/MocA family oxidoreductase; its protein translation is MKTRTATSVSRRQFLKTSSAAVVSGAVAARELIPGRVHAAGNDVLRVGLIGCGGRGTGAAAQALKADAHVKLVSLGDAFTDRLQTSLSTLQNQKEIAHKIEVPPDRCFVGFDAYQSVLASGVDVVLLATPPHFRPMHLKAAIDAGKHVFAEKPVAVDAPGVRSVLAACEEAKQKKLSVVSGLCLRYSSGFRETIQRIHDGALGEIRALQANDYRGSIWVKPRQPGWTDMEWHMRNWYYFTWLSGDFNVEQHVHYLDVCAWIMNDEYPVSAVGMGGRQVRNAPEHGNIFDHHSVIYEYANEVKLFSNCRQQARCRNDIAGYVFGEKGTAEVSERRLRISAGTSWSYDSKQKDDFYQTEHNELFASIRSGQPINNGEYMAKSTLLAIMGRMATYTGQSITWEQAMNSQENLSPKTYAWDAEPPESPIAIPGLTKFI